The Paraburkholderia sp. ZP32-5 genome includes a window with the following:
- a CDS encoding DMT family transporter, with protein MLMSGTIGWLVVSSQQSPFNVVFFRCIFGGATLALVCAVLGLFRRELFSWKMLGLALLGGAAIVVNWVLLFAAYSRASISMATAVYNTQPFMLVALGALVFRERISASTIAWLAVAFVGLVFVVKVEPAVLALPGQYLVGVAYAVGAAAMYAVSSIITKRLKGTPPHLLALIQVSLGVLLLAPFVRFDALPANGAQWLDLVVLGVVHTGLMYVLLYGAIQKLPTSLTGALSFIYPVVAIIVDCVAFGQTLAWIQVLGAALILLAAAGVNLGWRIVPQKRFSST; from the coding sequence ATGTTAATGTCGGGCACCATCGGTTGGCTCGTCGTGTCGTCGCAGCAAAGCCCGTTCAACGTGGTGTTTTTCCGCTGCATTTTCGGCGGCGCGACGCTCGCGCTCGTGTGCGCGGTGCTCGGGCTGTTCAGGCGCGAGCTGTTCTCGTGGAAGATGCTCGGCCTCGCGCTGCTCGGCGGCGCGGCGATCGTCGTCAACTGGGTGCTGCTGTTCGCCGCCTATTCGCGCGCGTCGATCTCGATGGCGACGGCCGTCTACAACACGCAGCCGTTCATGCTGGTCGCGCTCGGCGCGCTGGTGTTTCGCGAGCGCATCAGCGCATCGACGATCGCGTGGCTCGCGGTCGCGTTCGTCGGGCTCGTGTTCGTTGTGAAGGTCGAGCCGGCGGTGCTCGCGCTGCCGGGGCAGTATCTGGTCGGCGTCGCGTATGCGGTCGGCGCGGCGGCGATGTACGCGGTGTCGTCGATCATCACGAAGCGGCTGAAGGGTACGCCTCCGCATCTGCTTGCACTGATTCAGGTGTCGCTCGGCGTGCTGCTGCTCGCGCCGTTCGTGCGCTTCGATGCGCTGCCGGCGAACGGCGCGCAGTGGCTCGACCTGGTCGTGCTCGGCGTCGTTCACACCGGGCTCATGTACGTGCTGCTGTACGGTGCGATCCAGAAGCTGCCGACGTCGCTGACCGGCGCGCTGTCGTTCATCTATCCGGTGGTCGCGATCATCGTCGACTGCGTCGCGTTCGGGCAGACGCTCGCGTGGATTCAGGTGCTCGGCGCCGCGCTGATTCTGCTCGCGGCAGCCGGCGTCAATCTCGGCTGGCGCATCGTGCCGCAGAAGCGTTTTTCGTCGACGTGA